A genomic stretch from Plutella xylostella chromosome 14, ilPluXylo3.1, whole genome shotgun sequence includes:
- the LOC105380943 gene encoding tektin-1 yields the protein MSKEVVDPQKQPIARLRLPTQTLICVPPNAPKFTLEEWQLSNLQRMKNTVNQQHLADLIIKESGRLREETKERTDTLKATSDRRIEERINDVEFNRSELQKQRKAICIELEALSVYKQRLQDCLTSLEENALNVCRKCLMIRDGRIGIDLVVDPVEEALQEEVTTILGAQSLLQRALDQLLEQMRRLRATRFLLDQDLELKQRAIELDKASLWLKPTDSSLLNYDSYSDFDPSNISTEEYTTFSSKNIQQAAKEVHLSRPIRVYIDTMLKQVIDDLQAAYNKCNYEFAERITATKVTKLKLEDMHRETSEKIMAMQDNIQLLKKAVDDKEGNAALALTRLGIRAQRVGSELVRDAPGESLYHESVMLRHSSQQLRQMLQEASASLRYLLQSRLQLEEDINVKMNSLKIDEVDCMTLRATLDYNSY from the coding sequence aTGAGTAAGGAAGTAGTAGATCCTCAGAAGCAGCCGATAGCTCGGTTGCGTTTACCCACACAGACTTTAATATGTGTGCCTCCAAATGCTCCGAAGTTCACCCTTGAAGAGTGGCAGCTCAGCAACTTGCAACGAATGAAGAACACAGTGAACCAGCAGCACCTCGCTGACCTCATCATCAAAGAGAGCGGACGTCTCCGAgaagaaacaaaagaaagaacAGACACCCTCAAGGCCACCTCTGACCGACGGATTGAGGAACGTATTAACGATGTCGAGTTCAACAGAAGTGAACTGCAAAAACAAAGGAAGGCTATATGTATCGAGCTGGAAGCTCTCAGTGTCTACAAACAACGTTTACAGGATTGCCTTACGTCTTTGGAGGAAAATGCTCTGAACGTGTGCCGCAAATGCCTTATGATTCGAGACGGAAGAATTGGTATCGATTTAGTCGTCGATCCAGTTGAAGAGGCTTTGCAAGAAGAAGTGACGACTATTCTTGGTGCTCAGAGTTTACTGCAGCGCGCTTTAGATCAACTTCTTGAACAAATGAGACGCCTGCGAGCCACCAGATTCCTTCTAGACCAAGATCTTGAGTTGAAACAGCGGGCTATTGAACTGGATAAAGCATCTCTATGGTTGAAACCAACTGATTCTAGCCTCTTGAATTACGATAGCTACTCCGATTTTGATCCTTCAAATATTTCAACTGAAGAATACACCACCTTTTCATCTAAAAACATTCAGCAAGCCGCGAAAGAAGTGCATTTATCTCGACCAATTCGAGTGTACATAGACACAATGCTCAAACAGGTGATTGACGATCTTCAAGCTGCATACAACAAGTGTAACTACGAGTTTGCAGAGCGGATTACTGCAACAAAAGTGACTAAGTTGAAACTTGAAGATATGCACAGGGAAACTAGCGAGAAGATTATGGCAATGCAGGACAATATCCAGCTGTTGAAGAAAGCTGTGGATGATAAGGAAGGGAATGCGGCTTTAGCGCTAACGAGACTTGGTATACGAGCACAGAGGGTCGGCAGTGAGCTGGTCAGAGACGCTCCAGGAGAATCCCTGTATCATGAGAGCGTCATGTTACGTCATAGTTCGCAGCAACTAAGGCAGATGTTGCAAGAAGCGTCGGCCTCTCTGAGATACTTGCTGCAATCGAGACTTCAGCTTGAAGAGGATATCAATGTCAAAATGAACTCTTTGAAAATAGATGAAGTGGATTGTATGACATTGAGGGCTACGCTAGACTATAACAGTTATTGA
- the LOC119694291 gene encoding tektin-1: protein MASEQYAVHNSIGAPIDQTRLAEQALVCAPPRTAKFTLQEWKLSNDQRLRNAEDQQHLADRILGECEKVRDETKERSELLKETTDRRIEERIGDIEFNKQELLVQRKQICLELEALGMYKTRVFDCLASLQTNSLNIVRKCLMLRDGRIGIDLVVDPVEQALQTEITTVLGGQSLLRRALEQLQEQMRRLRATRYMLDRDLQYKQSAIDLDKGSLALKPTDLCLSIYEGYADLDPANISAAEYDAYSAKNIQLAAREVTSARPIRVYIDTLLKQVIDDLWKAYDRCNREFNERITATKIAKARLEDLHRETTEKIMQMQTNILELKKALAHKEGHIGLAHTRLGRRAQRVEGELVKDPPGQTLFYECEMLRRSTQELQQMLHEANASLRYLCQTQIQLEEDINVKMNTLKIDEVDCMTLRATMDYHSY, encoded by the coding sequence ATGGCTTCCGAGCAATATGCCGTTCACAACAGCATCGGCGCTCCCATTGACCAGACCCGCCTCGCGGAGCAAGCCCTGGTCTGCGCGCCGCCGCGGACCGCCAAGTTCACACTCCAGGAGTGGAAGCTCAGCAACGACCAGCGGCTCAGGAATGCCGAGGACCAGCAGCACCTAGCCGACAGAATACTCGGAGAGTGCGAGAAAGTGCGAGACGAGACCAAAGAACGATCTGAGCTGCTGAAAGAAACTACAGACAGGCGCATCGAGGAACGAATTGGAGATATAGAGTTCAATAAACAGGAGTTGCTGGTGCAACGGAAGCAAATATGTCTGGAATTGGAGGCGTTAGGTATGTACAAAACTCGCGTTTTCGACTGTCTTGCGTCGTTGCAAACAAACTCGCTCAATATCGTAAGGAAGTGTCTCATGCTACGGGATGGAAGAATCGGCATAGATCTGGTAGTGGACCCGGTGGAACAAGCTCTTCAGACGGAGATCACCACAGTATTAGGAGGACAGAGTCTGCTGCGTCGGGCTCTAGAGCAGCTTCAAGAACAGATGCGAAGACTTCGAGCTACACGATACATGCTTGATAGAGACCTTCAGTACAAACAGTCTGCTATAGATCTGGATAAAGGCTCTTTAGCTTTGAAGCCAACTGATTTGTGCTTGTCAATATATGAAGGGTATGCAGATCTGGATCCGGCTAATATATCCGCCGCCGAATACGATGCTTATTCTGCAAAGAACATCCAGTTAGCAGCACGAGAGGTGACTAGCGCTCGCCCAATCAGAGTGTACATAGACACATTGTTGAAACAAGTTATAGACGATCTCTGGAAAGCTTACGACAGATGCAACCGAGAGTTCAATGAGAGGATAACAGCAACTAAGATCGCGAAAGCGAGACTGGAGGACTTGCATCGAGAGACGACGGAGAAGATAATGCAGATGCAGACTAATATTTTGGAGTTGAAGAAGGCATTGGCTCATAAAGAAGGTCATATTGGCCTGGCTCACACTCGGCTGGGCCGGCGGGCGCAGAGGGTTGAAGGTGAGTTAGTCAAGGATCCCCCAGGTCAAACCCTATTCTACGAGTGTGAGATGCTCCGAAGAAGCACCCAGGAGTTGCAGCAGATGCTTCATGAGGCTAATGCATCTCTGCGCTATTTGTGTCAAACTCAAATACAGCTGGAGGAAGACATCAATGTCAAGATGAACACTCTCAAGATTGACGAGGTCGACTGTATGACGCTAAGGGCCACCATGGACTACCATAGTTATTAA